A segment of the Plasmodium brasilianum strain Bolivian I chromosome Unknown PB_00_02, whole genome shotgun sequence genome:
TTTAATATTtagataatattataatttaaaaaattgtgaaaTTTCGAAATAAAGTAGTACGTTAATTTAAGTAAAtcgtataaaatatattaattaaaaaacagcTGTAAACGATATTTAAAGGAACCTTCTTAATTGTTAATTATATAGAATtgcaatataaaaaaattagtataggagaacaaatatataaataaataaaataaatatctgtgaacaaattatatatgtattattagagtattatataagaattcaattcatatattatgaattttttaaaatattctttctttttatttttacattttaatatagacAGACATATAAGTTACTGAACTGTGATATATAAccatatgaaaaaaacaacatATAATACACTCTTTTAATACaagtgttatatataaaatgacaTTGTATGTCAATATATAGCATTGTTCTAATGttataatgattttttttttttttttttaaatataactataaaTTGAAGACTATGCATATGATACAAGGtgtaaacacaaaaaaattattactttttttctttttctttttaatttttttccaatatatattatatacttcgatgtatatattttaatttctgtTTGATTTTACTGTATATAAATTGTTTCATTATGGAGTCTCttcaatttatatatacagttttatcttttttttttcattttttttgaacgctttttatgtatatacatgtatgaatgagaatataatataaaatgtacatgtatatatatccctaaaattttctttatttgaaattttcatttctcCCTTTTATCTGACTTTAACCCAACTTTTtgtctttctttttttttgaagttagtatgtaaaaaattaaaataaaaaaataatatattaataaattgtaATAGTATTTCCttgtgtataaatttttaaaaataagataaattataaatttagcTTTACAATTGTAAAAAAGTCAATGTATGGTAAGTATAAGATAGAactgttataattattgtattaATGCATGTAATACTAATTGgtatacttattttatttttttcacttgGTGTATTGCTTATCATTGTAGgcttaaatattaatgaaatgtaaatgcataaattctaataaatataaaatatgagaaTTGAGGGAATTATCGCTGGGTACATGAATTATACGCTTTCTTTTTATAGGTTAACTGTATCTTTATCAAGATAAATTAATCATCCTGAATGAAGGTTATGTTAGAAAAGgaggaataaaaaaggagataAACATTATCTGATAAGGCCATGGGAAAGTGGCTccagtaaaataaaaaaaagtaaaatataatgaaatatggTTAATACTGATACacaatgtatatgtatagttTGATATTTTAagataattttgttttccgtttttttttaagttcaAACAGAAATTACAAAGATGTTTTtctaaaaaggaaaatggaTATACACACAAGTACTTTATGAAAAAGAGACAGAAATAAAATGGTTGTGTATCTTTTTAAAGCATTTTCCTAAATTACTTTTTGTTTCCTTAGCATGAATGAGAGGgtgaaaaatagaaaaattaagcatttaattatataatttgttgggaattagatatataaaagttgataaatattgttttcgaaaaatttatatatgtcatCTATTCTGATATgccatgtatatatgcattggCGATgaacatacatgtatgtaaatgCGTATAGGCGCGTgcctatatataaatatgtatacttatacaatataatgtatccatttatatattttaatacatgtatatttctaCATTTCAAAAGacgtatcttttttttttaaacgtgaaaaatatatttaattatttatctatatttataatacggTTGATAGAGGTGTGTTTTCTTGTATAAACAGACGGtacacaaaaataataataactaataaaacaaatgaaatatattttttacaacttCATTTATCTATTTTGTCTTATGAAATCATTATGGCAGTTCATTTTGATGTCTGagctttatatatatatatgtagatttttttttatgttgttGTTTCGTACATATGTGAAGCGAACGAAGGAACCCATAAGAAGaatacttttataaaaacaccAATGCATAttaaaatcatttaaaataaaatatatcgaataggttatttattatcattaagtaattttaagtatataaataaatgaaaaattatgggTTACCAATTAGTTTAATGTTGTGTACTCTCATCGAATATCATTATTCATAAATGTATGCTTACGTACGCATATagcatgtttatatatatatttttttttttttcatgtactAGCTTTTCTTGCGCGTGTTAGAGTGTTTATATTGAAAAGTCATAACAGGAAGCgcgtaaataaataaataaataaatatatatatatataaatgttgtgtactgaaaatttatttacacGTTAGGTCTCTAACTACCTTCTGATGTTCCCCCGTTTTAGTTATTTGCATGTAATTGTAAGTTTATGTGAATAGGAAAGTATAAAacatatgataaaattattatgaacgAAAAGGAGAATATCACCAATGCATAAAGTTTATTGAAAGAGATGATCTCTTAATgttgttaataattaaaatgattaaaaaataaaatatacattaatcCTCCTGTACAGGAGGttgtttaaattaatttgtaaaaaataataattgaaGTGTATCCCCATTCTATATCGATTCCAAATTGTAAACTTTTGAATACATTTATAGATGATTTTTTTAGAgggttttttatattgtacatTTATTGTAAAAACTGGGAAATATGAAACaagaatgtaaaaaatgaaaaagtataaatacaAACGTAAAAGTTAATTTAGTTTAAATCGAAGTAGCACcctttatatatgaatataagtataaatattCTGACTTTGAATTACTCGTAGATACCcatgtttataatattctaCACCAATAAATAAGCACATTAggaaatgtatatatgtattaatgcAGACTGTATATAAACAACTCTGGCATGTAAtcatgaatataaataattaattcatttacaAGATAGAGAAGAATAGAGaaaattttactattatttttgttaattttttttttttttttgtttttttgttgcatatttattttttatattaatgtatttttagcAAACactattttgaaataaaaattataatgagAAATACATATTACAAAACttcatacaaaaatatttttattatatatatatattttttttctatattttaattaggatatattcatatgtactaatataattttacttattacaatcaaatattaatagctccttaagaatataataatttataatatatttgaattaaaAGAGTGGTTTATATCAAGattgatattttattatttatgttatattatatatgaagttaattatttttaataaatattacttttatatctATTATAGACgggtaatataaatatttgttatcGACACTATGTagctaatatatatttgaaccAAAGTTAGCCTAATATTGAAATGCATAATACAGAAATTacttattttcttctttctgaaactacatgtatatagttaaaatgagtaaaatatatataatgaaattaagttattcataatataatatttaagtaaattttaaggataaattttatttgtacttatgagatcaatatatatagatgattatttatacatttgttattcaatgaattttttctttatgctTTTACTAGGGAATTAATGgaaacttatatatatggaaaaatataattaatttatattaatgactaagatttttttcaaacattacacttccttttaaaaatataaatatattgcaATAGtaaattgatatatatatatagttcatACATGttcaataattattttactaattttataagctattatatgttataattaaaatattactctctattatgtatataaggaTTACTTACATAAGGATAGgttatatgaatttttgtgatatttatatatgagtattatagtatgaataattataatatttcacaAAATGCTCTCCCgtaatttcaaaaataaatcttaAATTAAGATTCTTATTCAATTTGTTAAGCATGAGGTACGTACATTTGAAAATGTATTACATATccaagaaaaatattaagaattacatttattagcATAAATACAGCTAAAACTCAGCAtcttaaatttaatatttgtaaataaatacaaaagaaatattgATCTTTTTGTTAATGAAAATTGTAGTAAgaacattaattttttttctctttataaatatacaaagttatgatattttacgaaataatattttttatgcatttgatatatatacatacgtaagGATTTTGTCCTAGGATTATGACTAAAGGAaggatattaaaaatttttctttagtACAGTTTTAAATTCAAGGGGATAAGTTAGtagaatattattaatttgtgTATTACAGATTTCTATTAATGAAAGAAAgattaaatacatatattacattcTTGTTACAATTGCTTAATTGTACTACGTAGGAATCACTTAACAATTTAGTATAAATTAATTCaataatcaaaaaatatgtatttttattcttgaTTGAATTAAACTAATACATATTTAGATTAAAAACTTTTTGattctattatattttataaaataatttatgtatatcgtcacttttttttctttaatctAATTTCATcaaaatacacataaatatatatatatatatatgtaaataaaataaaaaaaattatgtttgtaaaattaaaaatctttaatttaaaaattatagtataaaatatatataattaaaatttatactgtaataataaaagatgaaTCTTTAATTAgtcttaaaatatatattttatcatatattatttattatgtttattattttaaaatatgttataaaacAAACAAGAATGCATATTTTCGCCTAGTAACTGAGGGAggtaatattaataacacAGAACGATATGtcatatattgttattttcatctattgttactattataataataattaatacatttcatgaaataataaaaaaatttcaaaaacataacttatataaaataaaaattattaatttgtaaCTTTTATGAAATAGTAATTATTCTATTACTATAAGGACGAATTAATtatctatattatatattatctataATCTATATAAACTCTctctatataaatatttagaaatcattttttattttaaaaagttttaataataaagttatttaattattacactatattacataattattttattttttattttttaatatttttcaatgaactaagattattttattattgaataaattatttacattaaaataaaattatgtaaataatttattatatgttctaaaaactttttttgtccttgtaataaaatgtattacacttaatatattttattaggtatttaaaaaggactatcaattttaatttataaaaactaataatgcattttatcattaaaaatatattatattaatattgttaatttttacttactttatatattagaatattaTAGACCTTTATTATGgaacataaaattaagttattcttatttattaaaatatatgctttCATAGGTTTAACTTGGATATGTGATCTTAGCAATaacgtaataaaaaaataatatataaggaaatatttattttaaatattctcactatattatttttattaatactgttatttaacataaattaattattatttaaattaaaaatatattgatttTTTAGGGAAAGTTTAACAAATATTTCTATGACAACTACAATAATGATAGAAAATTAGGTATAAGAAAATATCGATtattagcaaaatataaactaGATAAGGATTCAAATATTGCGCATTTAAAAGGGGATTCACTAAATAATGAAAggtgcaaaaaaaattatgtatctAGTAGTGAAAAATGGGCCAAcgaaaataacaaaaaaattaatagaaatttattaaataaggcGCAATATTATACAGAAGTTGTGGATTATGATAGTGGAATGTTCGATGGaaaacatttccattttgaaaaaaaatggataaaaaagaaaaattatgataatttagTTGAACGAAATAGAAGAATTTGTGACatagctttaaaaaaaataaaatttagaagtTACGGTTTTGGAGTTgctcaattttttatttttttcttatttggTGTGGGATTATCAATATTACCAACATTCGCATTTTGGGGTAgtataaagaataatattgAAAGTATCCCATTAATTGGTGAATTGTATAAATCTATAGAACAGTTGAAGGAGattgaataattttatatttacttagcATTATTTAGCGTAATTATGATTACGTTATCAGTTATGCTTATTATTGGATTGTATAAGAtcttaagaaataatgaaaaatataacaaaattaaattaatgacTAAGTAAATTGTATAATCAgctatatatacttttttgtaATGAATTCATCAATATGACGAAATAATTGTAGAAATTTTAGTCAGATACTTAagaagcatatatataattaatatcatattatattataagtgCACATATGTGTACCTGAACACCTTATAtacaacaataaaaatatatcatttacgtttatttgtttattagtatgttttaaattttcctaATTTGGATTTTAATTAACGTGTTTTTCTTATCTACATGTTATggtataacatatatatttgtgtattaggatatatttctatgaatatatatatttatgctttAGAACGAATATATAATTGAACAGTTCAAATAATTATGTGGAACtgctataatatataattatactaaactatttttctttttattttgtatctttttctggtctaatattattgttttatcaggtttttaagaaaatcaGTTAAtgatttttaattaaaaatagatatGCCGTCTTTTGTATTCTATATACGGGAAtgaatgttttatattaaattgatatatatatgtataaatgtatatattttaataaaaaaaagacttaataattattatgtaatataaaattttgataaatattcaacaaatcatatttattgtaaaaataatataaactagcttttagtttttatttcattgtaTAAATGTGaaactataaatatataataaaaaaacatatcttttccattatgtattatttataaatgattaATGGCTTGGAAATTataaatcattaaaattaaaagaaaacttaaaacatattatcatttattatttgtccttaataatacaattatttctattttgtataaataaattaaatatatattatacagatattactatattaatgaactatatattatatttatatttttatatcattaatatattaaattaatgaaataaatttattcagTTATTTGTAGatcatttttttgaaataaatttttttttttttttttaatattatttatgtttatatcgTATAACATCTCATTGGTATaattaaaatcatttttaagtaatatgaattttaaattaactaTGATTcgcatttattatttcatggaatgtattttataactaacgaatcaaaatatttttaacagtaTAGAAATCATAAGTATTTTGTTCTCATATAAGAAAgtgtttgtatttttaacaaaaaaggaTAAGATTAAAACGCCATCTTCTCAGATGCATAGTTTAAGTAATTATATAACTAcaacttatttatttttgattatGTGAAAAAGTTAGGAATTCCTCTAATTCAGTAGtgatgtattttttaataattttagtaattatatttttttattatttttcatcttAATTCAATATGCACTTTTTTAcgaataattattaaaagtcTTTGAAAAAGTTATTGTCTTCACTGTAAATTACCATAGTTTACGGAACTCCTTTTTAATaactattttcattttattgaAAGCTCTATTtgtctttaattttatatgtcTATGCTTTaatcttaatatatttttatatttctatttcattcttttgaagaatttttataaattcaccaattaattatgaatatacataattatcattattttgcTCATTTTAAATGTACTTATGtgtgatatattatatagcaTTCCGTTTTTCTTAGAGCAATTATTAATATGACATTATTTAGAGATTTTTTGATACATTTTGtcaagtattatttttttttttttgtttgtaaaTACGagattttacatttataaagtttgccatatataaaatgcaaGAGTATAAAACACAATTTGTACATTTCcatgtaaaatatgtaaattaaatttttattaaaaacttattaatttatattaatatatagtttcaaaacaaattttaatttacttttttagtACATAGGTAATTCTTCAAGTTGGTGTTACtgaataaaaaggaaattatatAGTATTTGTTCTAGATTAGAAtctttgtttttaatatacaataattaaaaatagataaGTACTTTTAcctaatattaaatataaaataaaaagtttcaAGGTATtctaatataacataatagcCTTCACATATTGTTCTTTTTCACtcattgttttatataaaattccgcttataaaaaaaacctAATCTCAAATTATTGATACcattatttatacttataatttataaaaaactaaaaaaaaagaaatatatctaataaaCTGTTAATAATAGGTAATTACTATTTTCTGCATAAACGTAAAAGGATCCAAAAGCCTATGTTGTCACTGAGATTGTAAAAAGGGTAGCTGAAATCGAGAAATGGTCATACAtgaatatagaaatatatttaaaaaaaaaaagcataaaaaatgtattatgaatataaatatagaattatcatatcaataaaaaaatgataaatgaatatttaaaaagtgatattatttagaaatatatgtagGATTACGTggaaaacatgaaaaaaaaacaactatatatattgtataaaatGAGTCTAatttgaatttaaaaaatgcgttatgaaattttaatttattttgcaaatataaaacgagttatagaataaaatagtaggcaaaatataagttcaattacataattaaaagatTATATGGAAAGAATGAATAGGAaaacttatgtatatataagaagATAAGTGAACATTATGAACTGTAAATTTCACtgctttatattttgtagagaaaatgtagaaatatgaataaataaatgactaatgaagaaattattcataatagaataatattttaaatgataatttatgaaattgattaagatatataaatgagaaatatatatatgtggtaTAGGAGTTAAAGAATGTTCGTTAACAATAATTTAGGAAGTTTAAAAGTTAAAGAAGATTTCAATGAATTTcataattgtaaaataaaaattttaacgaCGCAATTATttggaataatatatataatgaaattagaagaatatatgaataaagtatatacatagtacaaaatgtttctttttatatttaccaatcaaaaatatgaagaatttaaattatatcaataaaaaataaaatcattcAGATACCGaggaaaacataaaataatcatGTCGAacatgatgaaaaaaaggaattgtaaatatataagattGAAGAACTTTTTGTCAAGGTAAGAACATTTTTGACGaggaattattattaaaaagaatcaTTTTGGTTTAAATATGCTAATTTATctgaattaaaataaaaatttatgaatacaAATACTGTAAGAGTAATAGAGAAAAGCTTACAAAGGCGTAACCATAAGAAAGTATGTGACATGAAAGAGaatgaagaaataatgaaatatattgttaatacATTGTTCctaataaaggaaaaataaaaaatatatggaaatattCTAATAGATTATGTAAAAGCATATATCAAATAACTGATTCCTTTTGGAAacaaatactttttattacgtattgaaaaaataatcgtaatactatatatatttgaaaattactttattttttcagcttgtttattttattgttcatcagaatatatattaacttatattctttatatatatgattaaaaaaaaaaaaataatatactaagtatgcaattttaaaatattacatttacacataatattataaataataaaaaattaaaaattaaaaaaattgttatagaaaaataacaaattataatttattcacCAATAAGATATGAAacgttttatatatttggttgaatataatacattaaatattttaaatatattatagacCATTAAAGAAAgatattgttataattaatatatcatatgaTGTTATGCcaaaattttgatttttgtacttatcattattaatattattatattaattaataacattaaacaataataacaagTTATtccaatatataatatttatacaattatattaataataaaacattgtCAAAATTAGTTATAATCATTTCAATATAGAGAATAGTGTAATatctatattctatatattctatattctACATATACTATAGTATTTACAGTTAATATTCTGCATTAaatctatatttataaatatgaaaaaattttatatttttttattattatatattttaaagttttaatttaaaacattatttaGTTActctattaaataatttaatcaTATATTCTGAATGTTTAGGGATAAATTCAAgttattctattttaattaaaattagtttttcaaaattaaaattatataatatacatttaaagttatttatatttgtctCTATtgtcaaaaaaattatatatatatattttatgatgtttttaagaaaaaataaaatagaatagaaaaaagaaattaaatcAATAATAAGTTATCCTTTaacattaaattaatattttactattgttaagttattattttatgaatatattaaaatataagtaattaACATCAAGGAACAAACAATGAAGTTactcttatttattaaaattgtcGCCTTTGTCCTATTAACTTGGATTTCCCAATTTTATAATGATTCTGtaaggaaatatttttaaattaagtTTGTTTCATTCAAAAATATCgtgtgttttttttattaatactttttgtttgaataaaattaattattattttaaataatgaatatattctttgtttttttagaGCACTTGGAACACATATTTTGAAGAGAAATACAAACATGATACAATATTGTGTGGAAGATATTATCGATTACTAGCAAAATGTACAAAGGATAAGTATTCAAGTAATGTACGTTTAATACAAGAGATACCAAATAACGGAatacaagaaaaatataatgtacatGAGGGTGAAATTGGAGTcagaggaaaaaagaaaatatcaCATAGAACTTCATTAATGAATGAGAAATACCATAAAAatcttatgaaaaataaatgctgTATGTTTGAaaccaaaaaatattcccatttagaaaaaaaaatattcaaggAACTTGATTATGAGAattatcttaaaaataataggaCGATTAGTGATAAactttacaaaaaaataatatgtaaaaagtaCGGATTACGACTTGTATTACCTTTATTAACGTTTGTTCTGTTACCAATATCTTTCATATTAGATTATTCTTGTTCTTATGGGTTTATAAATTggttattttactttttgacAATGTTAACACCAGACTGGATAAACAATTTTCATGAATTTCTGAGGACTTCTTATTTAGGTTGGTTTTTCAAGAAAGGGAAAAGCATTGTGACATCAGAAGTAGTAAGAGAATTGGGAGGAAAGGTGACAAAGGTAACTGAATCATATGTAAGcagtttttttgtttatctaATTTATGTCTTACCTTTCATTATATTGGGTATCACACTTATATTATGGATTGTttattaccataaaaaagttaaaaaatttgaaaatatcaAGTTcacgaaaaaataattaaatgctaatgtatatatttatttttataaagaagTTGTTGATGTgaagtaatatttataatatctttagtcatctatttattaaatgtagCTATAATTACTTAAGCTTTACAAATAAACCTGCATATATGTGTCATCTTTTATACAAaagtgtaaaataaattcttaacttttttgtgaattttaaccttttaatatttttcaattcttaacataaaatattatgtcagcctaaatatatatgtaataatatatatttatttttcctatttaaattcatttttataaaagccttatatatatgaactaacataaatatataatagaaaaattcatataatattatagaattcttgtgataatttatattata
Coding sequences within it:
- a CDS encoding fam-m protein; this translates as MEHKIKLFLFIKIYAFIGLTWICDLSNNGKFNKYFYDNYNNDRKLGIRKYRLLAKYKLDKDSNIAHLKGDSLNNERCKKNYVSSSEKWANENNKKINRNLLNKAQYYTEVVDYDSGMFDGKHFHFEKKWIKKKNYDNLVERNRRICDIALKKIKFRSYGFGVAQFFIFFLFGVGLSILPTFAFWGSIKNNIESIPLIGELYKSIEQLKEIE
- a CDS encoding fam-l protein; translation: MKLLLFIKIVAFVLLTWISQFYNDSSTWNTYFEEKYKHDTILCGRYYRLLAKCTKDKYSSNVRLIQEIPNNGIQEKYNVHEGEIGVRGKKKISHRTSLMNEKYHKNLMKNKCCMFETKKYSHLEKKIFKELDYENYLKNNRTISDKLYKKIICKKYGLRLVLPLLTFVLLPISFILDYSCSYGFINWLFYFLTMLTPDWINNFHEFLRTSYLGWFFKKGKSIVTSEVVRELGGKVTKVTESYVSSFFVYLIYVLPFIILGITLILWIVYYHKKVKKFENIKFTKK